The genomic segment TCGATCGCCACGAAGTCCTGATCGTTGAGGCGCAGCCGGGCGCCGTTCGGATGGGTGAGACCGGTGAATTTGATATCTCCGGCAGCATGCACGTTCATGGCATTCTCCGATCTGAGGCCATTCATCCCGGAGCCGAGCGCACGTAACTTGCCGCTCCTCATCGTGGCGGGGCAGGGACTTGGCTTGATGATGTCTTGCGAATTTCAGGCCAGTCAGAACGCAATGCGGCGCGTCGGCCCGCCGGCTGCATGCGGCGCGCAAATAATCGAGATTGCACCGGGGGTTAGACGATAGGTGCCGCTAACGAGGCTTACTCGTCCGCGCGTGCCGCAAGTCGGGTGGGGCGGCTTGCCTTGTCTAATTTGTCGGCATGTCCCGCAAAAGTGCATGCAGCCGCGACGGGCAAACGCCGGCGGCTCAGCGTCTGGTGCGGTTCACTCGAATGATCGACGGAGCGTCGGCGCGGGCTTGCCGGATGGGCTGTCAGCCCATTTCGCCATGTCCAACGCGCGCGCGTGGAAGCCTTCGCACCAGAGGCAGCTCGGCTCGGCGCGGCCTTTGGCCGTCAGCATCGGGACAAGCGCATGGCCGCAGCCGGTGCAGGATATGATGCGATTCATGTGCTTCTCCACGATCGGCGAATTCAGGAATGGCAACTTCGTCGCCGAAGCTTGCGCGGGCGCTATGACGACGCAGGAGCGCTGCGTTGAACAGGCGCGCTCGTTCCGGACAGCGTCGAGGTAGCAATCCATTGTGACACGGCTGCGATGTCGTCGCCGCTTTCGCGATAGGCGCGAAGCTGGAATTCCGCCGAGCTGCCGCGCTCCACGATGGTTCGGCAATGCTCGATCTCGGCGGAGCAGTTCAGTGCGGCTGCATCCTCCGCAATATCGTCGATCAGGCGAGTGAGCAGCTCCGAGATCGTCACCGGTCCGTCCTTGGAGGCGAAGATGCAGTCGGTGCCATAGCGCTGGGCGCGCCATTTGTTCTCGACCGCAATCGCGCGTTCGACCGCGGTGACCTCCCGGGACAGCTGAGGGCGCAGATAGAGATGCCGCGTCAGGCAGCGGTAGAGCGAGGCAATCGCAATCGCGTCGTCGACGAAGGTGCAGGTGTCGGGCGCGCGAAGCTCCAGGGTCGGATGCTTCATGGAAGGACGCATCGCCCACCAGATGTGGCTTTCGTCCGGGATCACGCCGGAGCGCTGCAACGCGCCGACATAGGCGTCGAAATCCTGCTTGCCCTCGAACAATTCGGGCAGGCCGGTGCGCGGCAGCTCGGAATAGGCCGCGAGGCGGTAGCCCTTCAATCCGGTCTTGTGCGAATTCCAGAACGGTGAGGACGCCGACAACGCGATGAACAACGGCAGGTGCGGCAGCATCGCCCGCATCACCGCCATGCGCTTCTCGGGATCCGGCAACTGCACGTGCACATGCATGCCGCACATCATGTTGCGGTGACCGATGCTGCGCAGATCCTCGATCATCTCCTCGTAGCGCGGTTTCGGACTGGGCTGGGACATGCGCCAGACCGCGCTCGGGTGCGTGCCGGAGGCCATGATCACGAAGCCGTATTGCGCAGCGACGTTCGCGACCTCGCGCCGCAGGAAGCGCAGCTCCTCGCGGGCGTCGTTCACATCGACATGGACATTGGTTGCGACCTCGAGCTGCGATTGCAGCATCTCGCGCATGGCCTGGCCGCCGGTCGACCAGTTTGCCGATTCGAACAGCTCGTTGGGCGTGTGGATCGCGACTTCGAAGCTGCGGCGATCGGCGAGGAAGTATTCCTCCTCGATGCCGAAGGAATATTCCGCCGGATTGCCGCGGCCGCCGGCAGAACGGATGACGACGTGCTGCCTGTCCTCGGAGGGGGTGAGGCGCAGCAGCTTTGAAACGTCTGAAGCAAATGTCATTGGCCACCGGCGCGGTCACTTACCTGCGGGCGATAATCCGTCTGACTGTGGCCGGTTCCGCACCCGATGTACTGGAAATTGCAGGATCGAACGGAACAATTTTGACGGCTTCGGACGCTCGCGCGATCAGGGCGTGATTCGGCGGGACTTCCGCCCAGCTCGATTCCTTGTCGAACGGCTCGGAGACGACGATGACCTGCCCGCCGTCCTCGCGGAAGTAGAGCGTGTTGGCGGCATCGTTGACCGAGACGCGAAAGGCGTAGAGGTCGCGGCCGTTGGCGATCGCGCTGGTAAAGCGCAGCCGTTCGCGAAGCCCACCTTCGTTGACCAAGCCGACGAGGGATTGCAGCGCGGATTGCGTCGCGCCGAGTGGATCATGCTCGAGACCGGCCCCCATCATCGCCAGGAACACGGCTTCGGAGTCGGTCGTGCCCAGCCGGGACGGGTAATGGGCATCGGGAATCAGCGCCTCGACCTTGCGTCGCAGCCGATTCCAGCTGCCGACGAATCCGTTGTGCATGAACATCCAGTGTCCGCAGGCAAAGGGATGACAATTCTGCCGCGTCACGGCTGTGCCGGTGGCGGCACGCACATGGGCGAAGAACAGATGAGAGCGCAGATGCCGGCAGAGATAGCGCAGGTTTTCATCCGACCACGCCGGGCGCGTCTCGCGATAAAGGCCCGGCTCAGGGTGCTCGCCATACCAGCCGAGACCAAAGCCGTCGCCATTCGAGCCCGCCGTGGACTGAAGCGAGCGGATGCTCTGCGCAATCAGCGAATGCTCGGGTTCGGTGACATAAGGCTCGAACGAGGTGGTTTCGCCCCGGTATGCGATCCAGCGGCACATGCGGGTTCCTGCCAGTCGATTGACGTGTCGCGAGGTGCACCAACACTCGGTGCTGCTGCATGGTTCCCGATGCAAGGGACTGTTTAACCAAAACCAGCAACGCCAATCCGATGCGGCCGCTGGTCGCAGCGGGATCGCCTTGATTCCGACAGGTCCACCTTTATCTCTGAGGCGAACAAGAATCCGGGCCCCTCTGGCGAGGACGCCGACAGACGTCGGCAAACCTCGTGATGTCGGATGACCTGTCCCGCGCGAATGCGATGGATCGGCCGATTGTCGGGTCCCTGTTCCTTCTCTCCGACCATTCGTCTCCATCGCAGCTCCGTGCGGCCATTTCGCAAGCTAAGGGAGCTACGATGTCTGACACCAAAACCTCAAATCCGATCGAGATCACGGAGCCGTCCAGCCTGAACGAGCAGGCCGCGGCCGCGTTGGTGATCGTGGGCGCGCTGGTTGCGGTTGCCGACCGGCGCGTCTCGCCGGTCGAACGAGACGAGGTGATCCGTTTCATCAGGGATCGCAAGCTGGCGCCGCACATCGCCGACGAACGGCTCTTTGCGATGTTCGACGAGCTGGCCGAGCGGCTCGATGAGCCGGATTTTGCCAACGTCGTGATCGACACGCTGCGGCCGGTTTCGAACCTGCCGCTCTCGGCCCATCTGGTGGAGCTGTCGGAGCGCGTTGCCGCCGCAGACGAGGACGTGCATCCGCACGAAGTCCAGGCGATCAAATTGTTGCGCTTGCTGACGCTGGTGCTGCCGCGCGCCAAGCCTGTCTTGGAAAGTGCTGCGGGCCCCAAGCTGCAGGCCGCCGCCAAGGAGTAAGCATGAGCACGGTTTCGAATGAGCGCGCCAGGCAAACCGAGGGCACCACCGGCCAGATCGCCGGTGGAGACCCGCGCCTGGCCAAGCTCGTCGACCGCCTGCCGCCGCGCATGGCCGACACGGTGACATATCTGCTCAAGCCGTCGAGCCGCTGGGTCAGGATTCCCTCGGGCGCGCTGCTGGTCGTCGGCGGTGTGCTCGCCTTCCTGCCGGTACTCGGCGTCTGGATGCTGCCGCTCGGCCTCGCGCTGCTCGCCGAGGATGTGCCTGCGCTGCGCTCCTCCCGTTCAAGGGTCTTCGACTGGATCGAGCGCCGCAAGCCGCATTGGCTCGATCCGTCGGCATCGAAGAATGATCAAACATGACAGAATTAATCACCCCCGAAGCGCTGACGGCGCTGTTCCAAGTCATCCTGATCGACCTCGTGCTCGCCGGCGACAACGCTGTCGTCATCGGTCTCTCCGCGGCGGGCCTGCCGGCCGGGCAGCGCCGCCGGGCCATCATCGTCGGTATTGCCGCCGCCACTGCGCTGCGCATCGTCTTCGCCGGCGTCGCGACCCAGCTCCTGCAGGTCATCGGCCTGCTGCTCGCCGGCGGCGTGCTGCTGCTCTGGGTGTGCTGGAAGATGTGGCGCGAGCTGCGCGAGCAATCCGCGCATTCGCGGCAACTCGCGTTCAGCCATGGCGGCGGCCCGGATGCTGCGCCCGTGCAGCGAAAGACCTTCGGCCAGGCGGCGGTGCAGATCGTCGCTGCCGACGTCTCGATGTCGCTCGACAACGTGCTCGCAGTCGCGGGCGCCGCGCGCGAGCATCCCTACATTCTGGTGTTCGGCCTGTTGCTGTCGGTCGCGATGATGGGCGTCGCCGCCGATCTGCTCGGCCGCGTGCTCCAGAAGCATCGCTGGGTCGGCTATGTCGGCCTTGCCATCATCATTTACGTCGCCTTCGAGATGATCTATCGGGGCTCCCTCGAGCTCGCGCCCGTTATCGCGAGTCTCTGAGACGCATGCCTGTCTGCCATCCGGAGTGATCAATGACGTCTGAACCCAAAGCACCTTCGGCGCCGCTGCCGCCGGTCGGCCTGCTTCCGAAGCTGATCTTCGGCTCGCGCTGGCTGCAATTGCCGCTCTATGTCGGCCTCATCGTGGCTCAGGCCGTCTATGTCCTGTTGTTCCTCAAGGAGCTCTGGCACCTCGTCCTGCACTCGTTCGACGCGAGCGAGCAGCAGATCATGCTGGTCGTGCTCGGGTTGATCGACGTGGTCATGATCTCGAACCTCCTGATCATGGTGATCGTGGGCGGATACGAGACTTTCGTTTCCCGGCTGAACCTGAGCGGCCATCCCGACGAGCCGGAATGGCTCGGTCACGTCAATGCCAGCGTGCTCAAGATCAAGCTCGCGATGGCGATCATCGGCATCTCCTCGATCTCGCTGCTCAGGACCTTCATCGAGGCCGGCAACCTCGGCACGACGCGAAGCAATTTCACCGAGACCGGGGTGATGTGGCAGGTGCTGATCCACATGACCTTCATCATCTCGGCGATCGGCATCGCCTGGGTCGATCGCCTCAGCGAGAGCGGCCATCGCAAGGAGGCCGAGCACGGCTGATCTGGCCGCACAAAGACCTCCCGAGCGGCCAATCCTGGAGCCCGCCTGATCATCCGCTCGGGCGGGTTCTTCTTTCGAGATCGATAAAATTGTCTGCAATCGGTTCAGCGCCGGCAAACGCTGCGGACAAGAAGCGTGGCGCCTTAAACCAGGCCTTTGGAACCGATCTGCATCCTGCCCGCAAAAGGGCAGGGCTATCGGATGACAATTCTCAGGGAGATCGTCGCAGCGGTCGCGGGAGTCTACGCGCTCCTGCTGGTCTGTGACGCATTGTTCGGCGTCGGCGAGGCGCGCTTCGACGACGCTTATTACCGCGCCAGCTTCTACGCACCGCGGCCGAAGGAGTTTCGGTTCGCGAGCGACACGCCACCGGCGGTCCGCGTCAGCGACGCCTTCGCACAGTTCGCACCTAGCGAGGCCAAGCCGAACCGGCGCTACTCGTCGCTGACGACGATCATCCGCTAGTGGTTGATAATATCGGGCTGGGTCGGCTTGCTCCGCTACACCTCTCCCCAGCGGGGAGAGGTCGGATTGCGCAGCAATCCGGGTGAGGGGCCGCGGTAATTCGGTGAGACCGTAACCCCTCACCCGGATCGCATCTTTGATGCGATCCGACCTCTCCCTTCGGGAGAGGTGAACAAATCTCATTCCCCCTGAATCCATTCCGCGACGCCGCGCCAGAGCGTGTCGCGGTGCTCGGGGCGGAAGAAACCGAAATGGCCTATTCCCTTGGCGCCGACGTCGGACGGTCTGACCGTCAGCACCTCCGGCTTGATCGCAGTGAACCCGCCCGTGAGCAGCTCGACCGCGGGGCGCGTCGCCCAGGGATCGTCGGAGAAGCACAGCGCCCGCAGCTCGCCCTTGAAATTCGCGAAATTCGCCAGCGCCGGCAGCTTTGAATCGAAGAGATAGCGGGGGCTCGAGACCCATTCGGTCCATTGCAGGAAGACGCCCTTGGGCAGGTCCTCGCCGACACCGGCCCAGCCCGGTGCGTAACCGAGTGCATGGACCAGCGGCACGCCGACAAAATTCATGAAGGCGTAGACGCGGTACTTTTCCGGCGAGGTCATCAGCCGCCACGTCGCGGCCTG from the Bradyrhizobium sp. WBAH42 genome contains:
- a CDS encoding tellurite resistance TerB family protein, translating into MSDTKTSNPIEITEPSSLNEQAAAALVIVGALVAVADRRVSPVERDEVIRFIRDRKLAPHIADERLFAMFDELAERLDEPDFANVVIDTLRPVSNLPLSAHLVELSERVAAADEDVHPHEVQAIKLLRLLTLVLPRAKPVLESAAGPKLQAAAKE
- a CDS encoding TIGR00645 family protein, giving the protein MTSEPKAPSAPLPPVGLLPKLIFGSRWLQLPLYVGLIVAQAVYVLLFLKELWHLVLHSFDASEQQIMLVVLGLIDVVMISNLLIMVIVGGYETFVSRLNLSGHPDEPEWLGHVNASVLKIKLAMAIIGISSISLLRTFIEAGNLGTTRSNFTETGVMWQVLIHMTFIISAIGIAWVDRLSESGHRKEAEHG
- a CDS encoding alpha/beta fold hydrolase, translating into MDAALDDVFIDEISFPATDGYALAGTLFLPRGAKRHAVLINSATAVPRKIYRGFASYLAHRGCAVLTYDYRGIGDSRLPAMVGYNQPKSLVGFKASMSDWAALDVTAAVSWMRERYHALPLAYIGHSFGGQALGLIANNTEISRAALVASQAATWRLMTSPEKYRVYAFMNFVGVPLVHALGYAPGWAGVGEDLPKGVFLQWTEWVSSPRYLFDSKLPALANFANFKGELRALCFSDDPWATRPAVELLTGGFTAIKPEVLTVRPSDVGAKGIGHFGFFRPEHRDTLWRGVAEWIQGE
- a CDS encoding class II glutamine amidotransferase produces the protein MCRWIAYRGETTSFEPYVTEPEHSLIAQSIRSLQSTAGSNGDGFGLGWYGEHPEPGLYRETRPAWSDENLRYLCRHLRSHLFFAHVRAATGTAVTRQNCHPFACGHWMFMHNGFVGSWNRLRRKVEALIPDAHYPSRLGTTDSEAVFLAMMGAGLEHDPLGATQSALQSLVGLVNEGGLRERLRFTSAIANGRDLYAFRVSVNDAANTLYFREDGGQVIVVSEPFDKESSWAEVPPNHALIARASEAVKIVPFDPAISSTSGAEPATVRRIIARR
- a CDS encoding TerC family protein; the protein is MTELITPEALTALFQVILIDLVLAGDNAVVIGLSAAGLPAGQRRRAIIVGIAAATALRIVFAGVATQLLQVIGLLLAGGVLLLWVCWKMWRELREQSAHSRQLAFSHGGGPDAAPVQRKTFGQAAVQIVAADVSMSLDNVLAVAGAAREHPYILVFGLLLSVAMMGVAADLLGRVLQKHRWVGYVGLAIIIYVAFEMIYRGSLELAPVIASL
- a CDS encoding carboxylate-amine ligase; translation: MTFASDVSKLLRLTPSEDRQHVVIRSAGGRGNPAEYSFGIEEEYFLADRRSFEVAIHTPNELFESANWSTGGQAMREMLQSQLEVATNVHVDVNDAREELRFLRREVANVAAQYGFVIMASGTHPSAVWRMSQPSPKPRYEEMIEDLRSIGHRNMMCGMHVHVQLPDPEKRMAVMRAMLPHLPLFIALSASSPFWNSHKTGLKGYRLAAYSELPRTGLPELFEGKQDFDAYVGALQRSGVIPDESHIWWAMRPSMKHPTLELRAPDTCTFVDDAIAIASLYRCLTRHLYLRPQLSREVTAVERAIAVENKWRAQRYGTDCIFASKDGPVTISELLTRLIDDIAEDAAALNCSAEIEHCRTIVERGSSAEFQLRAYRESGDDIAAVSQWIATSTLSGTSAPVQRSAPASS